Proteins from a genomic interval of Chionomys nivalis chromosome 7, mChiNiv1.1, whole genome shotgun sequence:
- the LOC130878256 gene encoding keratin-associated protein 9-3, with amino-acid sequence MACCATSFCGFPTCSTGGSSCCQPCCSQSSCCQPCCSQSSCCQPSCCQPNCCGTGSGQEGGSGGVSCRVRWCRPDCRVEGTCLPPCCVVSSTPPTCCQLHHAQASCCRPSYCGQSCCRPACCCYCCPPSCSEPSC; translated from the exons ATGGCCTGCTGCGCTACTAGCTTCTGTGGCTTTCCCACTTGCTCCACCGGTGG ATCCAGCTGTTGCCAGCCTTGCTGctcccagtccagctgctgccagccctgctgctcccagtccagctgctgccagcccagctgctgtcAACCAAACTGCTGTGGAACGGGCAGTGGCCAGGAGGGTGGCAGTGGAGGCGTGAGCTGCCGCGTTAGATGGTGCCGCCCAGACTGCCGCGTGGAGGGCACCTGCCTGCCCCCCTGCTGTGTGGTGAGCAGCACACCCCCAACCTGCTGCCAGCTGCACCATGCCCAGGCCTCCTGCTGCCGCCCATCCTACTGTGGACAGTCCTGCTGCCGCCCAgcctgctgctgctactgctgcccCCCAAGCTGCTCTGAGCCCAGCTGCTGA